Genomic DNA from Streptomyces sp. NBC_01571:
ACGCAGAGGATCGGGGTCAGGCCGTGCCTGAACGCGGACTTGACCTTGGCGTTGACGATCTCGTCGGTCTCCGCGTGGTACTGGCGTCGCTCGGAGTGACCGACCACCACGTACGTGCACTTCAGCTTGGCCAGCATGGAACCCGAGATCTCGCCGGTGAAGGCACCGGAGTCGTGCGCCGAGAGGTCCTGGGCCCCGTACTTGATCTTGAGTTTGTCGCCGTCGACCAGGGTCTGCACGGAGCGCAGGTCGGTGAAGGGCGGAAGGACGGCGACCTCACAGGCGTCGTAGTCCTTGTCGGCCAGGGCGAAGGCGAGCTTCTGGACGTGCGCGATGGCCTCGAGGTGGTTGAGGTTCATCTTCCAGTTGCCCGCCATCAGCGGCGTGCGCGTGCTCATAAAAGGTCAGTCCTCCAGTGCGGCGAGACCGGGAAGCGTCTTGCCCTCGAGGTATTCGAGGGAGGCGCCGCCACCGGTCGAGATGTGGCCGAATGCCTTCTCGTCGAAGCCCAGGGTGCGGACGGCCGCGGCGGAGTCGCCACCGCCGACCACCGTGAAGGCCGGGGAGTCGAGGAGGGCCTGGGCGACCGCCTTGGTGCCCTCGGCGTAGTCGGGGTGCTCGAAGACGCCCATCGGACCGTTCCAGAAGACGGTGGCCGCGTCGGCGAGCTTCGAGGCGTAGAGGGCACCGGTCTCGGGACCGATGTCGAGGCCCATCCCGTCGGCCGGGATGGCGTCCGCGGCGACGATGGTGGGGTTGGACGGGGCCTTGGTCTTCAGGTCGGGGAACTGCGTCGCGGTCACGACGTCGACCGGGAGGACCAACTCGACGCCGTTCTTCTCGGCGCGCTCGATGTACTCCTTGACGGCGGACAGCTGGTCGTCCTGAACGAGGGAGGCGCCGATCTCGTAGCCCTTCGCCTTGAGGAAGGTGAAGGCCATGCCGCCGCCGATGAGCAGCCGGTCGGCCTTGCCGAGCAGTGCGTCGATGACGGCGAGCTTGTCGGAGACCTTGGAACCGCCGAGGGCGACGACGTAGGGGCGCTTGACGTCCTCGGTGAGCCTCTTCAGGACGCCGACCTCGGTGGCGATGAGGTAGCCGGCGTAGTGCGGCAGGCGGGCGGGGAGGTCGTACACGGAGGCGTGCTTGCGGTGCACGGCGCCGAAACCGTCACCCACGTAGACATCGGCCAGAGCCGCGAGCTGGTCGGCGAACTCGCCGCGCTCGGTGTCGTCCTTGGACGTCTCGCCCGCGTTGAAGCGCAGGTTCTCGATGACCGCGACCTGGCCGGGCTCCAGGCCGTTCACGGCGTCGTGGGCGGCGGGGCCCACGGTGTCCTGGGCGAACGCGATCGGGGCGCCGAGGAGTTCGCCGAGGCGCTCGGCGGGCTGCAGCAGGGAGAAGGCGGGGTCCGGGGCGCCCTTGGGACGGCCCAGGTGGGAGGCGACGATCACCTTGGCGCCCGCTTCGGCCAGCGCCTTGACGGTGGGCAGGACCGCGCGGATGCGGCCGTCGTCCGTGATGAGGCCGTCGGACAGTGGCACGTTCAGGTCGGCGCGGACGAAGACCCGCTTGCCGTCCACGCCTTCGGCGATGAGTTCGTCGATCGTCTTCATGAAGGGACTCCTAGGAAGGCTCTTGAGATCCGAGAGGGCTGATCGATCCGTACGCGAGACAGGGCTCGGGCAGCGCGGCCTTGCGCTGCCCGAGCCCTGTGCTCACATCGAGGTGCCTGGCTCCGGGACTTAGAGCTGGCCGCCGACGAAGACCGTGAGGTCGACGAGGCGGTTGGAGTAGCCCCACTCGTTGTCGTACCAGCCGAGGATCTTCACCGAGTTGCCCTCCTGGACCATGGTCAGGGAGGAGTCGAAGGTGCAGGAGGCCGGGTCGCCGACGATGTCCGACGAGACGATCGGGTCCTCGGTGTAGGCCAGGTAGCCCTTGAGGTCGCCGTCCTCGGAGGCCTTCTTGAACGCGGCGTTGACCTCGTCCTTGGTGACCTCGCGCTGCAGCGTCACGACCAGGTCGGTGGCCGAGCCGGTCGGGACCGGGACGCGCATCGCGATGCCGTCGAGCTTGCCCTTGAGCTGCGGGAGGACCAGGGCGGTGGCCTTGGCGGCACCGGTCGTGGTCGGGATGATGTTCTCGGCGGCGGCGCGGGCGCGGCGCAGGTCCGAGTGCGGGAAGTCCAGGATGCGCTGGTCGTTCGTGTACGCGTGCACCGTCGTCATCAGGCCCTTGACGATGCCGAAGTTCTCGTCGAGCACCTTGGCCATCGGCGCCACACAGTTGGTGGTGCAGGAGGCGTTGGAGATGATGTTGTGCTGCGCCGGGTCGTACTTGTCCTGGTTGACGCCCATCACGATGGTGATGTCCTCGTCCTTGGCCGGAGCCGAGATCAGGACCTTCTTGGCGCCGCCGGCGATGTGCTTCTCGGCGTCGGCCTTCTTGGTGAAGATGCCCGTCGACTCGATGACGATGTCGACGCCGAGCTCGCCCCACGGGATGTCGGCGGGGTTGCGCTCGGAGAGCACCTTGATGGTGTGGCCGTCGACGGTGATCGTGTCGGCGGTGTGCGACACCTCGGCCTTGAGACGGCCCAGGATGGTGTCGTACTTGAGCAGGTGAGCGGTGGTCGCGGTGTCACCCAGGTCGTTGACAGCCACGATCTCGATGTCAGCACCCTGCTCCAGCAGCGCGCGGAAGTAGTTACGACCGATGCGGCCAAAGCCGTTGATGCCTACGCGGATCGTCACGAACCGATCTCCTCGTTGGTACGCCGGCTCACGTGCCGGCGAGTTGTATGGGATGTCCCCGACCGCCTTGAACCCTACCTCCCTGAGACGTCTGGAGTGACATTGAGATGCCCCATACACGGCAGGGTGTTCCGTACCCACCAGTAGGGGTACGGAACACCCTCGGCGTTGACGAGGCGGTCGCCTGAAATCAGCTCTTCAGAGCGGTGAGCGCCTTCCCCATCAGGGCCGCGCGGTCGGCCGCGGCGGTGACGTGCTCCAGGCCGAAGCCCAGCAGCACGGTGTCACCGGTGGTGATCCCTCCATAGGTCTTGAACAGCTCTCCGTAGCGTGCCCAGTCCTTGAGGACGGCCGGGCTGCCCGGGGGCGGTCCGGGGACGCTCCAGGGGCCGAGTGAGGTCTCGAAGCCCTCCGTCCCGGTGGCCGTCCCGGCAACGACGAGAGAGGTGTCGTCCGCGAGGACGCCGTGGCCGCCGGTGCTCGGGTCGGTGACGTAGCTCAGGGACACCTCCACCGACTTCCCGGCGTACGCGCTGAGGTCGAAGGCGACCTGCTGCCAGCCGCTGGAGGCGCCGGTGAAGCTGTTCCAGGCCCCGCTGGTGCCGGTGTTGGCGCAGCCGGACGCGTTGACGGTCAGGTAGTGCTTGAGCCAGGGGTGCTCGTGGACCAGGAATCCGGCCTCGCACTCCGCGGGTACCTCGCTGCTGGTGGCGCCACCCGCCTCGGGCAGCGTCGTCCAGTCGTCGGCCCCGGTGGTGTGGATCTCGACGACGGCGTGGTCGTAGCCGGGCTCGGTGTCCCACAGGAGCTGGGTGCGCAGCGCCGGCTTGTCGGCGGCGCTGACGCCGGTGAGGTCGATGGTGCGGGTGAGTCGTTTGTAGGCGTCGTCGGTGTGCACCGCGGCGGCCATGGACGAGCCGGCGTAGGGCCCGTAGGGGTTGACGGTGCCCGCGAACTGGCCGGCGCCCGCGCTGGACGCGAACTGCGGGTACTGGGCGGCGGGCAGGCTGTCCGAGGTGACGCCGTAGGTGCCCGCCGTGTTCAGCGGGTTGCCGGGCGCGTCCCCGAGCGCTCCCGTGAAGCCGGTGAGCCTGCCGGAGCCGGTGAAGCCGTTGGCTCCCGGGGTGGACGTACGGGAGTAGGCGCCGAGGTAGTACTGGCTGAAGTCGTTGGAGAGGTTGCCTCCGCCGAGGTCGACGTTGCCGCCGGCCTGTTCGCCCGCCTCGACCAGCTTCCCGCCCTGGTTGAGGAAGGCGCGCAGCTGGAGCTGGGTGGCGTTCGCGGGCCGTGCGGCTCCGGTGTAGTGGACGACCGTCCTGAAGTGGTCGAGCACGCCGAGCGCGTCGGGCGCGCCGAGGGTGGCCACGTCCCAGACGAGGGACTTCTTCCCGTTGGCCTTCAGGGCGTCGACGTACGCCTGGGACTGGGTGGCTGCCGCGCCCTCCTCGGCGACGACGAGGGTGTCGGCCACGGGCCGTTCGGCCACGGTGTAGGTGAAGTGGGTGCTGGAGGTCTTCTTGCCGCTCCTGGTCTCGCCGGTGAACCAGACCTCGACCTTGTCGCCCCGGTCGCCGTCCTTGACCTTGGCGCGGTACTCGTCGAAGTAGAGGTTGTCCGCGCCGCCGTAGGTCTCGCCGCCGCGCCAGGGCTTGAGGGCCATGTCCAGCGTTCGGCCGCCGTTGACGCGGTACTTGAGCTCCTTGTCGCGTACGGACTTGCGGACGACGACGGAGACCTCCTGGTCCGCTCCGCGGGAGTACGACGTGGTGAAGGCGGCCGGGGTGAAGTCGGGCGCGTCGATGCCGACCGAGGACGAGGGCCGGTCGGGGTGGGCGGCGGTCTCGGCGACGGAGAGCGCGAACGGGACGTTCTTCTCGAACTCCTGCTCGATCAGCTTCTCGTCGTCCGGGAAGGTGAAGACCGAGGCGCAGTCCGCCGCGTTCCAGGCGTCGTTCGGGTCGATGTTCGACGCGGTCTGGCAGGTCGACATCTCGGGGGTGAACATCGCCATGCCGTTGACGTTGCCGGCGTGGCCGTCCGCCTCGCCGTTGGTGGTGTAGAGCTCCGAGGAGACCTGCGGGTGATAGCCGGGGATCGCCGAGTTCTCCGGGGTTCCGGCGAGCGACTTGTAGAGCACGTCGTCCGGGGTCGGCGTCGCCACCTGCCAGCCCACTCCGTAGAGGAGCAGTTCGGCGGCGGAGTGGTAGTTGATGCCGTACGTGAAGTCGACGCGCTTCTCGAAGGCGTCGAGGGCCCGGGTCTCGGGCTCGGACCCGGGGCTCGCGCCGCGGTAGGTCTCGTTGGTGGGGTTGGGGGACGAACCCTCGTCGTCGTAGCCCCACTTGTAGGCGAAGTTGCGGTTGAGGTCGACGCCGTCGCCGGTGGAGATGACGCCGTCGCCGTTCACGTCCCGCAGGTTCTTGCGCCACTGGCGCTCGTCCTCGCCCTGGAACGTGTAGTCGTAGCCGTCCGGGTTGGCCGACAGCACGAACCACAGTTCGGTCGAGTCCACGATCTTCTTGATGCGCTTGTCCGTGGAGTAGTTGTCCAGGTAGTAGTGCATCAGGCGCCGGGTCATCTCGGGCGTGATCCACTCGCGAGCGTGCTGGTTGGACATGTACAGCACGGACGGCTTGGAGCCGTCCTTCGTCTTCTTCGCGCCCTTGGTCAGCTTCAGCGCGAGGATGTCCTGGCCCTTGAGGGTCTTGCCGATGGAGACGACCTTGGTGAGGTCGGGGTGGGCCGCGCCGGTCTTGACGATCTCCTCCTGGAGATTGCCCTTTCCGCTGTACGGCCGGAACACGCCCTGGGCCGCGTCCTCGACGCGCGCCTCGGTCCTGGCGGAAAGCGTGTGCTCGGTGAGCTCGACGCCCTGCTTCTCCAGCTTCCGGGCCTGCTTGTCGGTCAGGTAGACCTCGACCGCGCTCTTGCCGTTCTTCGCGGTCTGGTCGCCGAGTTCGTGTCCGTCCTGCCCGGCCGCGAGCAGCAGGGGTATCTGCTGTTTCGTGACCTCCGCGTGGAACACCTTCACGGCGTTCGCGTCGGGTTCGGGCGAACTCCCGCTCTGCGCCTGGGCGATGGGCGCCATGCCGGCACCGCCCAGCAGGAGTGCGCCCGCAGCGAGGATCGCTCTCGCTCTTCGTCTCATGAGCCCCCCTTGCATGTGTCCGCCACAGTGGCGAACAGATGCCAGGCTCATGACACTTCATGGTCAAGTCAAGGGCGCCTCACAGACAGGCAAACGCCGGTGCCGATGTCCCAAGTGGGCATCGGCACCGGCGGGTTGGACTTCCGGCGACCCATCGAGCCGTCAGCCCGCGAGGTTGTCCGCCATCTCCTCGGTGAGATTGGACTCCGTACCCGGGATCCCCAGGTCCTGGGCCCGCTTGTCGGCCATGGCCAGCAGCCGCCGGATACGGCCGGCGACGGCGTCCTTGGTCAGCGGCGGGTCGGCGAGCGCGCCCAGCTCCTCCAGGGATGCCTGCTTGTGCTCCATGCGCAGCCGTCCGGCCGCGGCGAGGTGTTCCGGCACCTCGTCGGCGAGGATCTCCAGGGCGCGCTGCACGCGCGCCCCGGCGGCGACGGCCGCGCGGGCGGAGCGGCGCAGATTGGCGTCGTCGAAGTTGGCGAGCCTGTTGGCCGTGGCCCGGACCTCGCGGCGCATCCGCCGCTCCTCCCAGGCGAGCACGGACTCATGGGCGCCGAGGCGGGTCAGCAGCGCGCCGATCGCGTCCCCGTCCCGTACGACCACCCGGTCCACACCCCGCACCTCGCGGGCCTTCGCCGCGATCGACAGCCTGCGGGCGGCGCCGACCAGCGCGAGCGCGGCCTCCGGGCCCGGGCAGGTCACCTCCAGCGAGGAGGAGCGGCCCGGCTCGGTCAGCGAGCCGTGCGCGAGGAAGGCTCCCCGCCAGGCGGCCTCGGCGTCGCAGGTGGCCCCCGAGACCACCTGCGGCGGAAGGCCCCTGATCGGGCGTCCACGGCCGTCCACGAGTCCTGTCTGGCGGGCCAGCTGATCGCCGCCCGCCACGACGCGTACGACATAGCGGGAGCCGCGGCGCAGTCCGCCGGGCGCCATCACGATCAGTTCGGAACTGTGGCCGAAGATCTCCAGGATGTCCCGCTTCAGCCGACGTGCCGCCATCGCTGTGTCCAGCTCCGCTTCGATCACGATCCGGCCGCTCACCAGGTGAAGGCCGCCCGCGAACCGCAGAATGGCGGAGACCTCCGCCTTTCTGCAGCAGGTCCGGGTGACGGGAAGCCGGGAGATCTCATCCTTCACCGCTGCCGTCATCGCCATGGGCCGATCCTTCCATGCATCCGAAAAATACGGTCGTACGCGGCGGCCAACAGCTCCGGGTCGTGCCGCGGAGATCCGTCGGTCCGGGCCACCGGCGCCAGCTCGACCGCGGCGCCGAACCGCTTGGCAGCGTCGGTCAGTGAGTCGCGGTCGGGCACGGCGGCCTCGTCGGCCAGCACCACGTCCAGGGCGAGTTTAGGGGCGTGTCGTCCCAAAACCTCCAAATGACGCTGCGGAGAGAAGCCCTCGGTTTCTCCGGGCTGCGGGGCGAGGTTCAGGGAGAGTACCCGGCGGGCCTTCGTCTGTGTGAGGGCGTCCAGCAGCTCGGGGACGAGAAGGTGCGGAATCACCGAGGAGAACCAGGAGCCGGGACCCAGCACCACCCAGTCCGCGTCGAGGACGGCCGCCACGGCCTCGGGGACGGCGGGCGGGTCGTGCGGCACGACGTGCACGGACTGCACCTCGCCGGGCGTGAGGGCCACCGTGGCCTGCCCGCGGACCGTCTCCACCTCGTCGGGCCGCTCCGGCCGGTGCCCCCTGACCAGGGCCTGCAGCTCCAGGGGCACGGCGGACATGGGCAGCACCCGGCCGTGCGCGCCCAGCAGTCTGCCGACCAGGTCCAGGGCCTGGACGTGGTCGCCGAGCTGCTCCCACAGGGCGACGATCAGCAGATTGCCGACCGCGTGCTCGTGGAGGTCGCCCTTGGACTGGAAACGGTGCTGGATGACGCGGGCCCAGGTCTGGCCCCAGTCGTCGTCGCCGCACAGCGCCGCCAGGGCCTTGCGCAGGTCACCGGGGGGCAGTACCCCCAGCTCGTCCCGCAGGCGACCGCTGGAGCCGCCGTCGTCGGCCACGGTGACGACGGCGGTGAGGTCGCCGGTGATCCGGCGCAGCGCGGCGAGCGAGGCGGACAGGCCCATGCCGCCGCCCAGGGCGACCACCTTGGGCTGGGCACCGCGGCGGCGCGGCTTCGCGCCGCGTGCCTCGGCGGGTCTGCCGCCCTGTCCCTCCGCGGTGATCCTCCGCAGCCTGCTGAGCCGCAGTGCGGCACGTCCCGTCATTCGCGGCCCATGTCCCGGTGGACGACCACGGTCTCCACACCCTGGGAGGCGAGGCGGGCGGCGAGCTTCTCGGAGGTGGCGACGGAGCGGTGCTTGCCGCCGGTGCAGCCGACCGCGATGGTCACGTAGCGCTTGCCCTCGCGGCGGTAGCCGGCGGCGATCAGCTGGAGCAGCTCGGCGTAGCGGTCGAGGAACTCCTTGGCGCCGGGCTGGTTGAAGACGTAGGCCGCGACCTCCTCGTTGAGGCCGGTGTAGGGGCGCAGCTCCGGGACCCAGTGGGGGTTGGGCAGGAAGCGCATGTCCACGACCAGGTCGGCGTCCACGGGAAGGCCGTACTTGAAGCCGAAGGACATGACGGTGGCCCGCAGCTCGG
This window encodes:
- the tpiA gene encoding triose-phosphate isomerase translates to MSTRTPLMAGNWKMNLNHLEAIAHVQKLAFALADKDYDACEVAVLPPFTDLRSVQTLVDGDKLKIKYGAQDLSAHDSGAFTGEISGSMLAKLKCTYVVVGHSERRQYHAETDEIVNAKVKSAFRHGLTPILCVGEELAVREAGDHVSHTLSQVDGGLKDIPAEQAETIVIAYEPVWAIGTGKVCGADDAQEVCAAIRGRLTELYTQEVADKVRIQYGGSVKSGNVAEIMAKPDIDGALVGGASLDADEFVKIVRFRDQ
- the pgk gene encoding phosphoglycerate kinase — encoded protein: MKTIDELIAEGVDGKRVFVRADLNVPLSDGLITDDGRIRAVLPTVKALAEAGAKVIVASHLGRPKGAPDPAFSLLQPAERLGELLGAPIAFAQDTVGPAAHDAVNGLEPGQVAVIENLRFNAGETSKDDTERGEFADQLAALADVYVGDGFGAVHRKHASVYDLPARLPHYAGYLIATEVGVLKRLTEDVKRPYVVALGGSKVSDKLAVIDALLGKADRLLIGGGMAFTFLKAKGYEIGASLVQDDQLSAVKEYIERAEKNGVELVLPVDVVTATQFPDLKTKAPSNPTIVAADAIPADGMGLDIGPETGALYASKLADAATVFWNGPMGVFEHPDYAEGTKAVAQALLDSPAFTVVGGGDSAAAVRTLGFDEKAFGHISTGGGASLEYLEGKTLPGLAALED
- the gap gene encoding type I glyceraldehyde-3-phosphate dehydrogenase; this translates as MTIRVGINGFGRIGRNYFRALLEQGADIEIVAVNDLGDTATTAHLLKYDTILGRLKAEVSHTADTITVDGHTIKVLSERNPADIPWGELGVDIVIESTGIFTKKADAEKHIAGGAKKVLISAPAKDEDITIVMGVNQDKYDPAQHNIISNASCTTNCVAPMAKVLDENFGIVKGLMTTVHAYTNDQRILDFPHSDLRRARAAAENIIPTTTGAAKATALVLPQLKGKLDGIAMRVPVPTGSATDLVVTLQREVTKDEVNAAFKKASEDGDLKGYLAYTEDPIVSSDIVGDPASCTFDSSLTMVQEGNSVKILGWYDNEWGYSNRLVDLTVFVGGQL
- a CDS encoding M14 family metallopeptidase, with the protein product MRRRARAILAAGALLLGGAGMAPIAQAQSGSSPEPDANAVKVFHAEVTKQQIPLLLAAGQDGHELGDQTAKNGKSAVEVYLTDKQARKLEKQGVELTEHTLSARTEARVEDAAQGVFRPYSGKGNLQEEIVKTGAAHPDLTKVVSIGKTLKGQDILALKLTKGAKKTKDGSKPSVLYMSNQHAREWITPEMTRRLMHYYLDNYSTDKRIKKIVDSTELWFVLSANPDGYDYTFQGEDERQWRKNLRDVNGDGVISTGDGVDLNRNFAYKWGYDDEGSSPNPTNETYRGASPGSEPETRALDAFEKRVDFTYGINYHSAAELLLYGVGWQVATPTPDDVLYKSLAGTPENSAIPGYHPQVSSELYTTNGEADGHAGNVNGMAMFTPEMSTCQTASNIDPNDAWNAADCASVFTFPDDEKLIEQEFEKNVPFALSVAETAAHPDRPSSSVGIDAPDFTPAAFTTSYSRGADQEVSVVVRKSVRDKELKYRVNGGRTLDMALKPWRGGETYGGADNLYFDEYRAKVKDGDRGDKVEVWFTGETRSGKKTSSTHFTYTVAERPVADTLVVAEEGAAATQSQAYVDALKANGKKSLVWDVATLGAPDALGVLDHFRTVVHYTGAARPANATQLQLRAFLNQGGKLVEAGEQAGGNVDLGGGNLSNDFSQYYLGAYSRTSTPGANGFTGSGRLTGFTGALGDAPGNPLNTAGTYGVTSDSLPAAQYPQFASSAGAGQFAGTVNPYGPYAGSSMAAAVHTDDAYKRLTRTIDLTGVSAADKPALRTQLLWDTEPGYDHAVVEIHTTGADDWTTLPEAGGATSSEVPAECEAGFLVHEHPWLKHYLTVNASGCANTGTSGAWNSFTGASSGWQQVAFDLSAYAGKSVEVSLSYVTDPSTGGHGVLADDTSLVVAGTATGTEGFETSLGPWSVPGPPPGSPAVLKDWARYGELFKTYGGITTGDTVLLGFGLEHVTAAADRAALMGKALTALKS
- the whiA gene encoding DNA-binding protein WhiA, which translates into the protein MAMTAAVKDEISRLPVTRTCCRKAEVSAILRFAGGLHLVSGRIVIEAELDTAMAARRLKRDILEIFGHSSELIVMAPGGLRRGSRYVVRVVAGGDQLARQTGLVDGRGRPIRGLPPQVVSGATCDAEAAWRGAFLAHGSLTEPGRSSSLEVTCPGPEAALALVGAARRLSIAAKAREVRGVDRVVVRDGDAIGALLTRLGAHESVLAWEERRMRREVRATANRLANFDDANLRRSARAAVAAGARVQRALEILADEVPEHLAAAGRLRMEHKQASLEELGALADPPLTKDAVAGRIRRLLAMADKRAQDLGIPGTESNLTEEMADNLAG
- the yvcK gene encoding uridine diphosphate-N-acetylglucosamine-binding protein YvcK; translated protein: MTGRAALRLSRLRRITAEGQGGRPAEARGAKPRRRGAQPKVVALGGGMGLSASLAALRRITGDLTAVVTVADDGGSSGRLRDELGVLPPGDLRKALAALCGDDDWGQTWARVIQHRFQSKGDLHEHAVGNLLIVALWEQLGDHVQALDLVGRLLGAHGRVLPMSAVPLELQALVRGHRPERPDEVETVRGQATVALTPGEVQSVHVVPHDPPAVPEAVAAVLDADWVVLGPGSWFSSVIPHLLVPELLDALTQTKARRVLSLNLAPQPGETEGFSPQRHLEVLGRHAPKLALDVVLADEAAVPDRDSLTDAAKRFGAAVELAPVARTDGSPRHDPELLAAAYDRIFRMHGRIGPWR